The Legionella jordanis genomic sequence AATCAACGGACTATATCATAATTTACACAATAACCCGAATTCAGATATGGCCACGCGCCTTGAAACCATTAGTGCGCAGTTCTTAGGTAAAGACTACGTCCTTGGCGCTTTAGGGGAAGGGGTAAAAGGTCGTTTTGATCAAGCACCTCGATATCGGGTGGATGGGTTTGATTGCGAAACTTTCGTAGATACGGTCCTGGCCATTGCTTTGGCAGATAACATTCAAGATTTTAGACAATGCATATGTCGCATCCGCTATGAAAATGGGCGCGTATCTTACATCAACCGTAATCATTTTACTTCCATAGACTGGAATAGAAATAATCAACACCAAGGTTTTCTCAAAGATATCACCCAAACATTTACCGATGTGAATAAACAACCCGTTTCATTGATGACCACCGCTTTAATTGACAAGCCTTCTTGGTATCAGTTTCATACCCTCGCCAGCATTCGTTTGTATCCTGAGAACAAGCAGGAACAAATGCTTCGTTTAGCTGAACTGAAAAATCGGGGCAGTAAATTGTCAAAGCTACCTTCGGAATTGCCCTATCTTCCATTTACAGTGCTATTCAATAGTCAAGGGGAACCAAATCAGCACTTGTTTTCACAAATCCCAAATGGTGCAATCATTGAAATAGTGCGCCCAAACTGGAACCTTAAGGATAAAATCGGCACTGAACTGGATATCTCCCACTTAGGGTTTGCGTTTTGGAAAAATGGCGCTTTAGTCTTCAGAGAAGCATCTACGGTTTACGGCCATGTGGTGGACGTGCCGCTGATTGACTACCTTAAAGAAGCACGTACCAGTCCAACGATAAAAGGGATTAATGTACAAATTGTTGTACCTGGAAATCCCTTAACGAATGGCTGCGAACTAACACAATAATTTGCTAAATCATGCAATAAGTCCCTATTGCAATCGTTCTATTATAAGGAAGCTTGTAGAATTCAATATTTAAATTCGCAGAATAATTACGCACCAAAAACGAGAATAATTTCTCCTGCCAGTAAAAATATAAGGTCCTCTTCGCTCTGGAAGCCATCACATTGGGTATTTCCACCAAATAGGTCGCACTCTCAACATTGATCCGGTATGGCAATAATTGTGCTTTGTTTACCGCTTCCAGAGCATCAGGAATGGAAATACTGTCCATAAAACCATAATGCAAAATTAATTCAAACACTTTTGGCGCAAGCTCATGAAATTCGAATTTAGCCTTACCTCTGACGTAAGGTTTATTTTCTACTTGATAACTAACAATTAAAATATTTTCTGGTACGGCAAGACTTAACTTTAAAAAATGAAGAAAACTGCCGCCACTTTGATCATAAGTATCCGTGATGAAAATACCCGTAACCCCAGGCAGTTGATTTAGACTTTTATAGCGTAGCTGCTTGATAATTTTGGTAATGTCCGCTTTCTGCATGTAGAAATTTTTCTTTAAGTATTGCATGCCGTTATTCCAGGTGAACATTACTAAGGCCACAGCAAATGCAAACAGAACTGGAACCCAACCACCCGTCATAAATTTGTAGGAGTTGGCGCCGAGGAAAGCCAAATCAATAAAAATTAAAATGGTGAAGCTCGCTATCACACGAAGCCAGGACCAATTCCAAATTTTTCTCGCAGCATAAGCCACCAGCACACTTACAGACAACATTTCAAGGTTAACTGCAATGCCGTATGCGTGAGCTAAGGCATTTGAGCTTCTGAAAGAAAAAATCAAGATCAATGTGCCTATCAGCAAGAAGAAATTAACCTGAGGGATATAAATTTGCCCAGCATGCTCTTTTGATGTTTGAATAATAGGCAACCGAGGATAAAGGCCCAGAAGTACTGCTTGCTTAGTGATGGAAAAAGTAGCAGAAATAATGGCCTGCGATGCAATGATGGTTGCTAATGTCGATAAACAGAGCAATGGAAGAAAAAACCACTCTGGAGCCAACATATAAAAAGGATTTTCTATTGCCTTAGGGTGAAGCAATAAATTGGCTCCTTGACCAAAATAGTTAAGTAACAAACCTGGCAGCACGATAAAAAACCAGCTGTAACGAATAGCATTTTTGCCAAAGTGACCAATATCCGCATAAAGAGCCTCCCCCCCGGTCACAACCAAAAATACACCACCGAGCAACAGATAAGCTCTAAACCCGTGTTCTTGGAAGAATTGCCATGCAAAATAGGGATTCACCGCTTCAAGAACCAAAGGATTTTTAATGATTTGCGCCAAACCAAGTATTCCAATGGTTATAAACCAGATTAACAGGATAGGTCCAAAAGCAGCACCAATTTTTCCCGTTCCTTTCGATTGTGCAGAAAATAAAACCACCATAATAAAAGCGGATAAAGGCACAATATAATCATCAAAGCGCGGGGAGGCCAGCTTTAAACCTTCAATGGCGGAAGTAACCGAAATGGCCGGTGTTAACATCCCATCACCAATTATTAGTCCAGCGCCAAAGATAGCCAGCAAATAAAACAGATACTGATGTTTGGTTTGCTTCTGCTTTAGCAAGGCCAGCAAAGCCAAAATGCCACCCTCTCCATCATTGTCGGCGCGAAAAACAAAAATTAAATATTTGACGGAGATCACTAAAATCAAAGACCAGAAAATGAGGGATAAAACACCCAAAATATCCACGTGGCTCATGTCAAGGCCAATTAGACTTTCGCGCATGGCGTACAAAGGACTGGTACCAATGTCACCATATACGACCCCCAATGCTCCAAGAACCAAGGGGTATGAGATGTTTTTAGCTTTTGTCTTTGTCATAGCAGTCAATCATTCTGCCTGTATAGCTACTATAGCCAATATAAAACATTTTGTTATTGAAGGTAATAACAAATTCCATAATCTAAATCGGAAAATCCTGCAAAAACTAAAGAGCTGATTGCGAAATAAGCAACAATCCTTAATAATGGAAAAATCTATTTGCATAAGGAGTGGGAATGTTACGCAAGAGCTCTATTGGGCACTTGGCCTTGATCAGTCTTGTAGCTTTAGTATTAAATGGTTGCTATAGGTTTCACCCTCCTTACAACAATTTTAAGCCTTATAAGCGCGCCTATGTCACCACTCCTCCAGGAACTGTGGTTGGCACTGCTGCCATGGCCGCCGCCGGAGGTCCAGTATTGATTGGTACAGGGGCAGGTACGGCCCTGGGTGCCGGCATTGGACTTTATAGAGACAGCAAACCCGTTCTACTCAAAGAATTACAGCGCTTCCAAATTCAATATATTCAATATGGGGATACGGTTACTTTTGTAGTTCCAACAGACCGCTTTTTTCTGTTTAATACTCCTCGTTTTAATGAAATTTGTTTCGCGGGTCTTGCAACTCTTATCAAAGTATTAAAAACTTATCCGTCCTGCTGTCCTATTTATGTAGCTGGCTTCACCAACGACGTTGGTTCTGAATATCACAAGAAAACCCTCACCCAAGCTCAGGCCGATGCAATGGTTACATTCCTTTGGGCAAATGGCATTCCAGCCCAACGACTAAACCCAGAGGGCTATGGAGATAAATATCCAGTCTCGGACAATAAACTTGTCCATGGCAGTGCTCAAAATCGGCGCTTGGAGATTCAGGTCCTAACAAGTTGTACTCAGGGACAAGCATTAAAATCAGTGCCTTTGGCTGCCTATGTGAAATGATGCTTAGAAGCAAGCGTGTCATTTTGTAAAGATCCAAAAAGTTGTAAACAGGTGTAACATGAAATCCAGATTCATTGGCGGTATTCTTTTAATTGTTGGGACATCCATTGGCGGGGGCATGCTTGCTCTGCCAGTTGCTAATTCCTTGACAGGATTTTGGCAATCTTCCTTTTTCCTATTGTTGTGTTGGGCAGCCATGACTTTAGGAGCACTGTTTATTTTAGAGGCCAACCTGTATTTGCCTCCTGGCAAGCACATGGTCTCAATGGCTGCAGCCACTTTGGGGAATCCTGGATTAATCACAGCCTGGTTAAGTTACATTTTCTTGCTCTATACCTTATTATCAGCCTATATCTCTGGAGGAGCAGATGTTTTTGGCAGCCTGTTTAGCCGAATGGGGATCTCATTATACCCCTGGCAATCCAGTTTACTGTTTACGCTCCTATTCGGCTTGGTAGTTTATGGAGGCATTCGTCAGGTTGACTTGCTTAATAGAGGTTTGATGTTTGGCAAACTGGCCGTTTATTTACTACTAGTCATACTCATTTCGCCTCACATTAAGCTCGAACATTTCCAGAGTGGAGATTATCGCTACATTGCCGGGACAATCATGATTCTGATTACGTCCTTTGGTTTTGCCATCATCGTTCCCAATTTAAGGGATTATTTTAACGATGACATCAAGACATTAAAAAAAGTAGTGATGATTGGTTCGCTGATTCCTTTGCTTTGCTACATTGCTTGGGACGCTGTAATCATGGGTACTTTATCCGTTCAAGGGGACAAAGGTTTGGCTGCCCTCATGCAGGATGAACACACTACCAGCAGTCTGGCGTTAAATCTTTCCGCGGTCGTAAAAAATACTTTGATTAGCTCCTTATTTAATTTCTTCACATCCATTTGCATGTTGACCGCATTTTTAGGAGTTTCCCTCTGCCTAATCAGTTTTTTGGCCGATGGCCTTAAAATGGAACAAAAGGGGCGTCAAGGTTTAGGATTATTTTTACTCACTTTTCTACCCCCTCTTTTAATTGTTGTGTATTACCCTGGCGCCTACATCCACGCCCTTAATTATGCCGGAATCTTTTGTGTCATTCTCTTGTTGCTCTTACCTGCGTTAATGACCGTATTTGGCAGAAAAAAATTCACTTCCAGCTACCAAGTGCCTGGTGGCAAGTGGTCTCAGTGGTTAATAATCGTGTTTTCAATTATTTTGCTTGCGAATACAGCTTGGCAATTGATGCGTTAACTGTGTATGCTAGAAATCTCTAAACACCTTAGTTTAAGAGTTTAGAGATTCGAGTCAGCCGAACTATTTCATGAAAGATCTCATTGACAAGCGATTGCATCTGAATTTATCATATTGATTTAATTTTAAACTAAATGGATGTTATACTGTGGCCAATTCTAAATTCATTGGTGGTATTTTATTAATAGTTGGTACTTCGATTGGTGGTGGGATGCTCGCCCTGCCCGTATCGACGGCCGAAGTGGGTTTTAGCAATTCGGTTCTTTTTCTATTTATATGCTGGTTAATTATGACCATCGGTGCCTTACTCATTCTTGAAGTAAATCTCCGTCTACCCTCCGGAAGCAACATGGTTTCCATGGCTAAATCCACCTTAGGCCTACCTGGGCAAATTATCGCCTGGATTACTTACCTATTCCTTCTGTACACATTGCTTGCCGCATACATTTCAGGCGGTAGCGATGTGTTGGGTGGTATTTTAACAAGATTGAACATCAATCCTCCCGCCTGGTTAACCTCCTTCATTTTTACAATTATCTTTAGTTTGGTGGTGTATGCAGGTATTCGTGCAGTGGATTACGTCAACCGCGGCTTGATGTTTGGTAAGCTGGGTGTCTATATCCTATTGCTGATAATCATCAGTCCGCACATCCAATTTGGCAGTTTAAATGGTGGCTCAATGCCTGCGATAACTGGCAGTTTAATGATTTTGGTGACCTCCTTCGGTTTCGCATCCATTGTACCTAGCTTAAGAGAATATTTTAATGATGATGTAAACGCATTACGAAAAGTTATTTTATTTGGTTCTCTCATTCCTCTGACCTGCTACATTCTTTGGGATGCAGTTATCATGGGGGTCATAAACCGGGAAGGCGAACATGGGCTAATGGCTTTGATGAATAATGACCATGCCACCAGTGGTTTGACCAATGCTTTAGCCAATGCGGTCAATAGTCAGTGGATTACTGGCTTTTTTGGCTTTTTTACATCCATCTGCATGGTAACTGCCTTTCTTGGAGTATCCATCGGATTATTTGATTTTTTAGCCGATGGTTTGTCATTAAAGAAAACAGGCCTTCAGGGGAAAGGGACTTTAGCTCTGACTTTTCTGCCACCTTTGGCTGTGGTTCTGATTAATCCCGGGATTTATTTACAGGCTTTAAGTTACGCAGGAGTTTGTTGTGTCATTCTTCTGTTGCTGTTGCCAGCCATTATGACTTGGAGAGCCCGCAAGCAGGATCCAAACGGCGGTATTCTTTTGGTGCCGGGTGGTAATCTCACTTTAGGATTGGTGGCAATTACGGCACTGTTTTTGCTGACTGTTGCCGTTTGATGATCAATGAAGTGATCTTACCCGTTCTGCGCAGTAAGTTGGCCAAGGCCAACTTCGTCAGCATACGGGTATTGCCCTGCCAAGCATGTACTTAGTCAGCAGCTTTTTAGCCGTCTTACTATGGGCTAAATTTTCAAGAGCCAAAGCATCAACCCAATAAGTTTGTAAAAAGACTAAAGCTTTATAGGCAAACTCAAGGTTATCTCGCATCAATTCTTCCATCAATTTGACGAATTTATCGTCTGGACGATTGATATTTTGAACAGATATTAACTGGTCTGCGATCATTTTATTAAACATCTCATCAAAATATTTCGCAAACAGCTGTGGAACAACTGTATTGCCATCAATGATCCGATGATCAGCACTAATGGATACGGGTAGCATGTCTTTGGGGACGAAAGAATTGCTTTCTTCATTCCAAACGGGTTTGCGTTCGATTTGGAGAAGAGTACATTTCATCGCCTCATTTCGACGTAGAGGCGATTTTGCTCTCGTGTAGCCACAAAAACCAATATTACTTAGAGAGACAACGGCATTACCGGGCGTCGGATAAGGATAAAAGCCATTCTTAAAATCATAAAGCTCCTTGTCCATTATATTTTTAAGGAAAGGGTAGCTTTTTTCCAGTTCTTCCCTCTTTTTAAAACAGTAAATCATCATTCGGATGATTCTTCTAATCTTTGTCGCCAATTGTTGGCAAGTCATTAAATGGCAATTATCGAATACGATTGTACTTAAGTGATCCTGGCAATTAACCAACTTTACGACCAATCCGACAGAGGCTTGTTCACTTTTAAATAATTGGCCATGGCTTAAATAGGATCGCCAGGATTCATTTTCAGTTAAACCTTTACTAATGACCTGCAGCATCAATGTGGTTATGGTTTCAGGTGGATATTTTTTATTGAAAAAATCAAGGCGGCTGACATCCATACTAAATTCACCCACCATGGTCGGATCACTCGGATTGTCCCACTGGGTCATAAACATCTTGCGAATAGGGGTCATCGCTATAGGATGGGAAGTCTGAAAAATTTGCAATCTCGGCAAAAGCTCTCTTGTAAATTTCATAAAAAAGTCCCAGTTATCGCTGGGATGTAAATTGATTTTAGCCAATTGCCTCCTGTGTTTTTCATCAAGGCAATTCAGAAAATCGAGAGCTCCATTCATTCCTAAAATTACAGAAGTACTCGCCATGTATTTATATTGCAAGAGGACATTATTGATCAGTTGCGTTTCCAAAAATTGGAGCTTTGGCATGATGATTTTGATATCAGGAAGTCCTATTTCCTTATACAAATCAGCTTCACAAACATGACGGTGCTCATCTTCAATGATGATATCAAACACCTCAGGTGCTATATCAGCTTTCTTCAGAAGATGAAAGGTTTCCTCTATCCAGCCCTCAGCAACAAGATTCAATAGGACCACAGCCACCTTGGGGCATTCTTCTTCTCGAATGAAATTGCACAAGCTCTCAATCCCATCATTATATTCAGGTGGAAAAGCTTGGGGCGCACATAGTAAATAGAGAATTTTGGTAAACACCAGACCATGAAATATTTCATCCAGCAATTGAGCTCTCATGAGTTTTTGATGCTCTCTCGAGGACATCCGGGATTCGAATTTCAACGGCACCTGTATGGCTAACACTTCAAGCTGCGCCAACATGGAAAAAATATAGATGTATAAAATTTTTTCGTGCTTCAATTCAAAAGGTAAGCCATTTTTAAACAGCTTATCCATCCGCTCTTTAATAACAATCTTTTCCTCTGAAGTAATTTGATTCCATCCTTCTAGAATCCATTGTTCTGAGCCCCAGCTGGGTTTTAACAATTCACTAAGTTCATCCATATCACATTAATGTCCAAATCGATGTGCTTGCATCATAACCACCGCAGGTGAGAGCGTCAACTTATAGCTCCCCCATGATTCTTGCTTGTCAATAAATTCCTATGTTGTAGAATCAGCTAAATCCATTCAATTCGGCTTAGAGAGCATCTCGATTAGCATCTCATGACTAGAATAAAGCCATTTCTTAAATGGGCTGGGAACAAATTTCGTTGCGTTGAACATATTTTAGCTTCTCTGCCTCCTGCCAATCGTCTAATAGAGCCCTTTACCGGTTCAGGCGCAATTTTTCTCAACTCCAATTATCACCGCTATCTGTTAGCCGAACAAAACATTAATCTGATCAGCCTTTTTCAGTATTTGCAATTGGAAGGTCTTGAGTTTATTGAATACTGCAGCAGTTTCTTTTCCGCGGAAAACAATTGTGAGTCGAGATATTATGCGTTTCGCGAGCAATTTAACCACAGCCAAGATTTACGCTACAAAGCCGCTGTTTTTCTTTATTTAAACCGGCATGGCTATAACGGTCTTTGCCGCTACAACCAAAGAGGTTTGTATAATGTACCTTTCGGTCGTTATAAAAAACCGTATTTTCCGAGAATTGAAATGGAGCATTTTTATCGTAAAAGCAGCCAGGCCCTATTCATCTCGGCAGATTTTCGTCAAACCTTTGCCCAGGCGGAAATTGGAGATTTAATTTATTGCGATCCCCCATACGTGCCATTATCCGCAAGTGCCAATTTTGCCTCTTACACTCATAAAAAATTTAAAGAGTCGGATCAAATTGAATTGGCTCAATTAGCGAAAGAAACCGCTGCTCGAGGTATTCCTGTAATCATCTCAAATCATGATACTGAATTCACTCGTCACCATTATCGAGATAGTCAGATTGTCTCTTTTCCCGTCAGCCGTTTGATCAGCTGCAAAGCCACTCATCGCCAGGCAGCACAAGAACTGGTTGCAATCTTCTCTTAATAAAGCTGAAAATCTGCACAAGCCAGGTAAATGATGAGATTTACCTGGCGTTATTTTAGTGATGGGTTGGTTTAACATCCTTCATGAAGAAGGCAAGTATGGTCACCAGGAGCAAGGATATAGGTAGAACAGAGAGAGCGATTTGGTAGTCAACGACGGTGTAAATGTGTTCACCAGCTACAATACCGCTGTCACCGAAAGTATCCAGTAACTTACCAACGAGAGGCTGGAAAACTACCCCCCCTAGAGTGACAATCATATTAACGGCAGCAAAGACAGTTCCGGACAGTTTTGCACCACTGTTTTCTTTACCCATGATGAATACAATTATTTCCGTGGCACTGA encodes the following:
- a CDS encoding N-acetylmuramoyl-L-alanine amidase-like domain-containing protein; this translates as MTLSADQVKASVRFIYVIFFMLLSSLSLANVHPKQEQADAIINGLYHNLHNNPNSDMATRLETISAQFLGKDYVLGALGEGVKGRFDQAPRYRVDGFDCETFVDTVLAIALADNIQDFRQCICRIRYENGRVSYINRNHFTSIDWNRNNQHQGFLKDITQTFTDVNKQPVSLMTTALIDKPSWYQFHTLASIRLYPENKQEQMLRLAELKNRGSKLSKLPSELPYLPFTVLFNSQGEPNQHLFSQIPNGAIIEIVRPNWNLKDKIGTELDISHLGFAFWKNGALVFREASTVYGHVVDVPLIDYLKEARTSPTIKGINVQIVVPGNPLTNGCELTQ
- a CDS encoding potassium transporter Kup; this encodes MTKTKAKNISYPLVLGALGVVYGDIGTSPLYAMRESLIGLDMSHVDILGVLSLIFWSLILVISVKYLIFVFRADNDGEGGILALLALLKQKQTKHQYLFYLLAIFGAGLIIGDGMLTPAISVTSAIEGLKLASPRFDDYIVPLSAFIMVVLFSAQSKGTGKIGAAFGPILLIWFITIGILGLAQIIKNPLVLEAVNPYFAWQFFQEHGFRAYLLLGGVFLVVTGGEALYADIGHFGKNAIRYSWFFIVLPGLLLNYFGQGANLLLHPKAIENPFYMLAPEWFFLPLLCLSTLATIIASQAIISATFSITKQAVLLGLYPRLPIIQTSKEHAGQIYIPQVNFFLLIGTLILIFSFRSSNALAHAYGIAVNLEMLSVSVLVAYAARKIWNWSWLRVIASFTILIFIDLAFLGANSYKFMTGGWVPVLFAFAVALVMFTWNNGMQYLKKNFYMQKADITKIIKQLRYKSLNQLPGVTGIFITDTYDQSGGSFLHFLKLSLAVPENILIVSYQVENKPYVRGKAKFEFHELAPKVFELILHYGFMDSISIPDALEAVNKAQLLPYRINVESATYLVEIPNVMASRAKRTLYFYWQEKLFSFLVRNYSANLNIEFYKLPYNRTIAIGTYCMI
- the cmpA gene encoding C-OmpA-like family protein CmpA, with translation MLRKSSIGHLALISLVALVLNGCYRFHPPYNNFKPYKRAYVTTPPGTVVGTAAMAAAGGPVLIGTGAGTALGAGIGLYRDSKPVLLKELQRFQIQYIQYGDTVTFVVPTDRFFLFNTPRFNEICFAGLATLIKVLKTYPSCCPIYVAGFTNDVGSEYHKKTLTQAQADAMVTFLWANGIPAQRLNPEGYGDKYPVSDNKLVHGSAQNRRLEIQVLTSCTQGQALKSVPLAAYVK
- a CDS encoding amino acid permease; translation: MKSRFIGGILLIVGTSIGGGMLALPVANSLTGFWQSSFFLLLCWAAMTLGALFILEANLYLPPGKHMVSMAAATLGNPGLITAWLSYIFLLYTLLSAYISGGADVFGSLFSRMGISLYPWQSSLLFTLLFGLVVYGGIRQVDLLNRGLMFGKLAVYLLLVILISPHIKLEHFQSGDYRYIAGTIMILITSFGFAIIVPNLRDYFNDDIKTLKKVVMIGSLIPLLCYIAWDAVIMGTLSVQGDKGLAALMQDEHTTSSLALNLSAVVKNTLISSLFNFFTSICMLTAFLGVSLCLISFLADGLKMEQKGRQGLGLFLLTFLPPLLIVVYYPGAYIHALNYAGIFCVILLLLLPALMTVFGRKKFTSSYQVPGGKWSQWLIIVFSIILLANTAWQLMR
- a CDS encoding amino acid permease, which translates into the protein MANSKFIGGILLIVGTSIGGGMLALPVSTAEVGFSNSVLFLFICWLIMTIGALLILEVNLRLPSGSNMVSMAKSTLGLPGQIIAWITYLFLLYTLLAAYISGGSDVLGGILTRLNINPPAWLTSFIFTIIFSLVVYAGIRAVDYVNRGLMFGKLGVYILLLIIISPHIQFGSLNGGSMPAITGSLMILVTSFGFASIVPSLREYFNDDVNALRKVILFGSLIPLTCYILWDAVIMGVINREGEHGLMALMNNDHATSGLTNALANAVNSQWITGFFGFFTSICMVTAFLGVSIGLFDFLADGLSLKKTGLQGKGTLALTFLPPLAVVLINPGIYLQALSYAGVCCVILLLLLPAIMTWRARKQDPNGGILLVPGGNLTLGLVAITALFLLTVAV
- a CDS encoding 2-oxo acid dehydrogenase subunit E2 — encoded protein: MDELSELLKPSWGSEQWILEGWNQITSEEKIVIKERMDKLFKNGLPFELKHEKILYIYIFSMLAQLEVLAIQVPLKFESRMSSREHQKLMRAQLLDEIFHGLVFTKILYLLCAPQAFPPEYNDGIESLCNFIREEECPKVAVVLLNLVAEGWIEETFHLLKKADIAPEVFDIIIEDEHRHVCEADLYKEIGLPDIKIIMPKLQFLETQLINNVLLQYKYMASTSVILGMNGALDFLNCLDEKHRRQLAKINLHPSDNWDFFMKFTRELLPRLQIFQTSHPIAMTPIRKMFMTQWDNPSDPTMVGEFSMDVSRLDFFNKKYPPETITTLMLQVISKGLTENESWRSYLSHGQLFKSEQASVGLVVKLVNCQDHLSTIVFDNCHLMTCQQLATKIRRIIRMMIYCFKKREELEKSYPFLKNIMDKELYDFKNGFYPYPTPGNAVVSLSNIGFCGYTRAKSPLRRNEAMKCTLLQIERKPVWNEESNSFVPKDMLPVSISADHRIIDGNTVVPQLFAKYFDEMFNKMIADQLISVQNINRPDDKFVKLMEELMRDNLEFAYKALVFLQTYWVDALALENLAHSKTAKKLLTKYMLGRAIPVC
- a CDS encoding Dam family site-specific DNA-(adenine-N6)-methyltransferase; the protein is MTRIKPFLKWAGNKFRCVEHILASLPPANRLIEPFTGSGAIFLNSNYHRYLLAEQNINLISLFQYLQLEGLEFIEYCSSFFSAENNCESRYYAFREQFNHSQDLRYKAAVFLYLNRHGYNGLCRYNQRGLYNVPFGRYKKPYFPRIEMEHFYRKSSQALFISADFRQTFAQAEIGDLIYCDPPYVPLSASANFASYTHKKFKESDQIELAQLAKETAARGIPVIISNHDTEFTRHHYRDSQIVSFPVSRLISCKATHRQAAQELVAIFS